A single region of the Halopiger xanaduensis SH-6 genome encodes:
- a CDS encoding tyrosine--tRNA ligase, with translation MDTYDLITRNAEEVVTDEEVRELAADPEGKRAYVGYEPSGVLHLGHLLTANKLIDLQEAGMEVVVLLADVHAYLNDKGTFEEIRDTAEQMKAQFIAYGLEEDQTEFVYGSEFQLDEEYVLDLHELEVSTTLNRAQRAMAEIQGGETAKVSHVVYPLMQTLDIEYLDLDLAVGGLDQRKVHMLAREELPELGYDVRPALHTPIVADLTSGEGKMSSSGGVTISMEDSTDELEEKVNSAYCPPTRDPEGDLENPVLELFEYHVFPRFEEITVERPEKYGGDLTYEAYESLAEDLESGELHPADAKGTLATYLDELIASGREKLRELRAEE, from the coding sequence ATGGATACCTACGACCTGATCACCCGCAACGCCGAGGAGGTCGTGACCGACGAGGAGGTGCGCGAACTCGCCGCCGATCCCGAGGGCAAGCGCGCCTACGTCGGCTACGAGCCCTCCGGCGTACTCCACCTGGGGCACCTGCTGACGGCGAACAAGCTCATCGACCTCCAGGAGGCCGGCATGGAGGTCGTCGTCCTGCTCGCGGACGTCCACGCTTACCTCAACGACAAGGGCACGTTCGAGGAGATTCGCGACACCGCCGAGCAGATGAAGGCCCAGTTCATCGCCTACGGTCTCGAGGAGGACCAGACGGAGTTCGTCTACGGCTCGGAGTTCCAGCTCGACGAGGAGTACGTGCTCGACCTGCACGAACTCGAGGTGTCGACGACGCTCAACCGCGCCCAGCGCGCGATGGCCGAGATCCAGGGCGGCGAGACCGCGAAGGTCAGCCACGTCGTCTACCCGCTGATGCAGACCCTGGACATCGAGTACCTCGATCTGGACCTCGCCGTGGGCGGCCTCGACCAGCGGAAGGTCCACATGCTCGCCCGCGAGGAACTGCCCGAACTGGGCTACGACGTCCGACCGGCGCTGCACACGCCCATCGTCGCCGACCTCACCAGCGGCGAGGGCAAGATGTCCTCGAGCGGGGGCGTCACCATCTCGATGGAGGACTCCACCGACGAACTCGAGGAGAAGGTCAACTCCGCCTACTGTCCGCCGACCCGCGATCCGGAGGGCGACCTCGAGAATCCCGTCCTCGAACTCTTCGAGTACCACGTCTTCCCGCGCTTCGAGGAGATCACGGTCGAACGCCCAGAGAAGTACGGTGGCGACCTCACCTACGAGGCCTACGAGTCGCTCGCCGAGGACCTCGAGTCGGGCGAACTCCACCCCGCCGACGCCAAGGGAACGCTCGCGACCTACCTCGACGAACTGATCGCGTCGGGCCGCGAGAAGCTGCGCGAACTGCGAGCGGAAGAATAG
- a CDS encoding DUF305 domain-containing protein — MSDDTNSDETHDATRRSVLRNGPLASAGLALGLAGTAPAAADSKGTRSAASGSDLNLADVTFLQTMAYHHRGGIEAAQLVPERTGHDALREFSQTVIRNQRQGIDRIERILTDAGLEPGQLLEVDLDAVRDLVTSIPGNLRPNELAYLRTLEGTAFDLRFVERFANHHSGAIQLSQLVLQEGQSPAVEEMATDIIDAQRADIVQMYRWYLDWASQ, encoded by the coding sequence ATGTCCGACGACACGAATTCCGACGAGACGCACGACGCGACGCGACGGTCGGTCCTGCGGAACGGACCGCTCGCATCGGCCGGCCTCGCGCTCGGGCTGGCGGGAACGGCACCCGCCGCTGCCGACAGTAAGGGGACCCGATCGGCCGCGAGCGGGTCCGACCTGAACCTCGCCGACGTCACCTTCCTTCAGACGATGGCCTACCACCACCGCGGCGGCATCGAAGCCGCCCAGTTGGTGCCCGAGCGGACGGGCCACGACGCGCTGCGCGAGTTCTCCCAGACCGTGATTCGAAATCAGCGCCAGGGGATCGACCGGATCGAACGGATACTGACCGACGCCGGCCTCGAGCCGGGGCAGCTACTCGAGGTCGACCTCGACGCCGTCAGGGATCTCGTCACCTCGATCCCCGGTAACCTCCGACCGAACGAACTCGCGTACCTGCGCACGCTCGAGGGGACGGCGTTCGATCTGCGGTTCGTCGAGCGGTTCGCGAACCACCACAGCGGCGCGATCCAGCTCTCGCAGCTCGTACTGCAGGAGGGCCAATCTCCGGCGGTCGAGGAGATGGCGACCGACATCATCGACGCGCAGCGGGCCGATATCGTGCAGATGTACCGGTGGTACCTCGACTGGGCGTCGCAGTAG
- a CDS encoding biotin--[acetyl-CoA-carboxylase] ligase, translated as MNETRRAILEAIADGPVSGPDLAASLEVSRAAVWKHVDELREAGFEIDSGPGGYELATVPEFGGEAVEYDLEAPFSVEYHDAIGSTNDRARELAVEGASDVVVLADEQTGGRGRLEREWAAPSGGIWTSVVNRPAIAPARAPLYTLAASVATARAAREAGVDARIKWPNDVVVPVGDEGDYRKLAGILTEMEGETDRVAWLVVGIGVNANIDADSLPEGATSVRDEAGDVTRRRFVQRLLEEFDALRSDLEAVVPAWRDLALTLGQRVRVDRPAGEVVGDAVDITETGALVLETDDGERATVSAGDCEHLRPV; from the coding sequence ATGAACGAGACGCGACGAGCGATCCTCGAGGCGATCGCGGACGGGCCGGTCTCGGGACCCGACCTGGCCGCGTCGCTCGAGGTTTCGCGGGCGGCCGTCTGGAAGCACGTCGACGAGCTACGGGAGGCCGGCTTCGAGATCGACAGCGGCCCCGGCGGCTACGAACTTGCCACGGTTCCCGAGTTCGGCGGCGAAGCGGTCGAGTACGATCTCGAGGCGCCGTTTTCGGTCGAGTACCACGACGCGATCGGCAGTACGAACGACCGCGCGCGGGAACTGGCCGTCGAGGGCGCGTCGGACGTCGTCGTCCTCGCGGACGAGCAAACGGGCGGCCGCGGCCGCCTCGAGCGCGAGTGGGCGGCGCCGTCGGGCGGGATCTGGACGAGCGTCGTGAATCGGCCGGCGATTGCACCGGCCCGGGCACCGTTGTACACGCTCGCGGCGTCGGTGGCGACGGCGCGGGCGGCCCGCGAGGCGGGTGTCGACGCCCGGATCAAGTGGCCCAACGACGTTGTCGTTCCGGTCGGCGACGAGGGCGACTACCGGAAGCTCGCGGGAATTTTGACGGAGATGGAAGGCGAAACCGACCGCGTCGCGTGGCTCGTCGTCGGCATCGGCGTCAACGCGAATATCGACGCCGACTCTCTGCCGGAGGGCGCGACCAGCGTCCGCGACGAGGCGGGCGACGTGACTCGTCGGCGGTTCGTCCAGCGACTCCTCGAGGAGTTCGATGCGCTTCGATCGGATCTCGAGGCGGTCGTCCCCGCCTGGCGCGACCTCGCGCTGACGCTGGGCCAGCGCGTGCGGGTCGACCGGCCGGCGGGCGAGGTCGTCGGCGACGCCGTCGATATTACTGAAACGGGCGCGCTCGTACTCGAGACGGACGACGGTGAGCGCGCGACGGTGTCGGCGGGCGATTGCGAACACTTGCGACCCGTCTAA
- a CDS encoding DUF7344 domain-containing protein, with the protein MSGDSGDFETVLELCRDRHRRVVLAVLIDEQRSLTVNDLTKTVVKHVSQASITEVSTDVLAQIQISLHHVHLPKMTEAGLIEYEPEKGIIEPTAKFDRVKPQLSTLIEADPAFEAPLEL; encoded by the coding sequence ATGAGTGGAGACTCCGGCGACTTCGAGACGGTGCTCGAGTTGTGTCGAGATCGGCATCGTCGAGTAGTCCTCGCCGTTCTCATCGACGAACAACGGTCGCTCACGGTGAACGATCTCACGAAAACAGTGGTAAAACACGTCTCGCAGGCGTCGATAACCGAGGTGTCGACCGATGTCCTCGCGCAGATCCAGATTTCACTCCATCACGTTCACCTCCCGAAAATGACGGAGGCGGGGCTCATCGAGTACGAGCCGGAAAAAGGGATTATCGAACCGACGGCGAAGTTCGATCGGGTCAAGCCGCAACTGTCGACTCTCATCGAAGCCGATCCGGCGTTTGAAGCTCCGCTCGAGCTGTAA
- a CDS encoding helix-turn-helix domain-containing protein: MASEATFTVPSGEFPLGSVFEKHPDVTVELERIIPAQDVVIPYFWVRGTAVDDIESAFADHPGVEEIRFVDSVEDESLLRVEWTVEYTGVLQTLTETEIALIKATGTSRQWTFEIRGDDRRAIATFQDRCRELDIPITLTELHALTPAKAEAKSGLTTPQQEALALAYDRGYFESPREVTLADLGDELDISSQAVASRLRRGTKHVLERTLSEASHSVP; this comes from the coding sequence GAAGCAACGTTTACGGTACCGTCCGGCGAGTTCCCGCTCGGGAGCGTGTTCGAGAAGCATCCGGACGTGACGGTCGAACTCGAGCGCATTATCCCGGCCCAGGACGTGGTGATCCCGTACTTCTGGGTTCGCGGCACCGCCGTCGACGACATCGAGAGCGCGTTCGCCGACCATCCGGGTGTCGAGGAGATCCGATTCGTCGATTCCGTCGAGGACGAGTCGCTGCTGCGGGTCGAGTGGACGGTCGAATACACCGGCGTGTTGCAGACGCTTACGGAGACGGAAATCGCACTCATCAAGGCCACCGGCACGAGCCGGCAGTGGACGTTCGAGATCCGCGGCGACGATCGCCGGGCGATTGCGACCTTCCAAGACCGTTGTCGGGAGTTGGACATTCCGATTACGTTAACGGAACTCCACGCGCTCACGCCGGCGAAGGCGGAAGCGAAAAGCGGCCTGACTACCCCCCAGCAAGAAGCGCTGGCACTCGCCTACGACCGCGGCTACTTCGAGTCGCCGCGCGAAGTGACGCTGGCGGACCTCGGCGACGAACTCGACATCTCCTCGCAAGCCGTCGCGTCTCGCCTCCGTCGTGGAACGAAACACGTTCTCGAACGGACTCTATCCGAAGCATCTCATTCCGTCCCCTAA